A portion of the Bdellovibrionales bacterium genome contains these proteins:
- a CDS encoding enoyl-CoA hydratase/isomerase family protein, translating into MAKIEINIQDEILNITLTRPNVHNAMDTEMIEKLTEAFALPSSNRSIRAVVLRGEGRSFCAGADLEYMRSMAKFSFEENQRDAESLFLMFDAGLKCPVPVFTHVHGSVMGGAIGLVAISDFATADSSTKLCFSEVKIGLIPAVICPFVFKKIKIAAGRELMLTGRNFSALEALNAELIQFVGSEAECNGKILENLNLVKQAGPEAVRETKSLIARVRDCQDWSEIKKMTTQAIAQKRVGLEGQEGIRSFFERRSPKWQSKKT; encoded by the coding sequence ATGGCAAAAATTGAGATCAATATTCAGGATGAGATACTAAACATAACTCTCACGCGTCCAAATGTGCATAATGCCATGGACACTGAGATGATTGAAAAACTAACAGAGGCCTTTGCTTTGCCTTCATCGAATAGGTCCATTCGAGCTGTGGTCCTGAGGGGAGAGGGAAGAAGTTTTTGCGCGGGAGCAGATCTCGAATATATGCGCTCCATGGCTAAATTTTCTTTTGAGGAAAATCAGCGTGACGCAGAGTCTCTCTTTTTGATGTTTGATGCGGGCTTAAAGTGTCCGGTTCCGGTCTTCACTCATGTTCATGGCAGCGTGATGGGTGGGGCAATTGGTTTAGTGGCAATTTCTGATTTTGCAACTGCCGATTCGTCGACAAAATTATGTTTTAGCGAAGTGAAGATTGGTTTGATTCCAGCCGTGATTTGTCCATTTGTATTTAAGAAAATAAAAATCGCGGCAGGTCGGGAACTCATGCTAACGGGACGGAATTTTTCAGCATTGGAGGCTTTGAATGCTGAACTTATTCAGTTTGTAGGGTCTGAAGCTGAGTGCAATGGCAAGATTTTGGAGAATCTGAACCTTGTAAAACAAGCGGGTCCGGAGGCTGTACGGGAGACGAAGTCGCTCATTGCCAGAGTAAGAGATTGCCAGGACTGGTCAGAAATAAAAAAAATGACGACCCAGGCAATTGCTCAGAAAAGAGTTGGTCTTGAAGGGCAGGAGGGAATTCGTTCTTTTTTTGAGAGGCGATCGCCAAAATGGCAATCGAAAAAAACATGA
- a CDS encoding ATP-grasp domain-containing protein: MSLKIEKIGIANRGEVAVRIIRACQELGMRTVLLHSDVDRETTAFRLADERVCIGPAPTNQSYLNIETNIQGALSAGVDAIHPGFGFLSENADFADACSKARIGFIGPSPEVIRLFGDKISAKKMVERAGGPVIPGYQGNDQSESRLLSEMEKIGFPVIVKVAGGGGGRGLKVVRHLREAKDAIASSQREGLSSFGSDRIFLEKYLDKAKHIEVQIFGDCSGKVYHLFDRECSVQRRHQKIIEEAMSPSLSEELREKIALTSIQIAKEAKYIGAGTIEFLLQDGEIYFMEMNTRLQVEHPVTELVMGVDLVKAQIFAAMGQSLVWPKLPIPHGHAIECRIYAEDPYQAGIPSTGRLGSYYFPFGPGRRLEIGFDSGDEITSFYDPMIAKVIVWDETRGRAIQKMIRTLKDTIIFGVKTNIPYLIQILSHPQFIDGTMKTDFIDCYFPHGIKQKEKSSFLQNMEAELYRRIPVGVSSSGCSIAASSDNGNEAKPISPWTHQWEERR; the protein is encoded by the coding sequence ATGAGCTTAAAAATTGAAAAAATTGGGATTGCTAATAGAGGAGAAGTTGCTGTTCGCATCATACGTGCTTGTCAGGAATTGGGGATGCGGACAGTTTTACTTCATTCGGATGTGGACAGAGAAACGACAGCTTTTCGTTTGGCAGATGAGAGAGTTTGTATCGGCCCTGCACCAACAAATCAAAGCTATTTAAATATCGAGACAAATATCCAAGGGGCTTTGAGTGCAGGAGTCGATGCTATACATCCAGGATTTGGTTTTCTTTCTGAGAATGCGGATTTTGCCGATGCTTGTTCGAAGGCAAGAATTGGTTTTATCGGTCCTTCTCCAGAAGTGATTCGATTATTTGGGGATAAAATATCGGCAAAAAAAATGGTCGAAAGAGCAGGTGGCCCCGTCATCCCCGGGTACCAAGGCAATGATCAATCTGAATCTCGCTTGCTATCGGAAATGGAGAAAATTGGATTTCCGGTTATTGTTAAAGTAGCAGGGGGCGGGGGAGGTCGCGGTCTGAAAGTCGTCCGGCACCTCAGAGAGGCTAAGGATGCCATTGCATCTTCACAACGTGAGGGTCTCAGTTCTTTTGGTTCAGATCGGATTTTTCTCGAAAAATATCTCGACAAGGCCAAACATATAGAGGTTCAGATTTTTGGAGATTGCAGTGGAAAAGTGTATCACCTGTTTGATCGAGAGTGTTCGGTTCAAAGACGGCATCAAAAAATCATTGAAGAGGCAATGTCGCCTTCTTTGTCAGAAGAACTTCGCGAAAAAATAGCTCTAACGTCAATTCAAATTGCGAAGGAGGCCAAATATATCGGTGCCGGAACCATCGAATTTCTTCTACAGGATGGAGAAATCTATTTCATGGAAATGAACACCCGCTTGCAGGTGGAGCATCCTGTCACTGAACTAGTGATGGGCGTCGATTTGGTAAAGGCTCAAATATTTGCGGCGATGGGACAAAGTCTGGTGTGGCCAAAATTGCCGATTCCACACGGTCACGCCATTGAATGTCGAATTTATGCCGAGGATCCTTATCAAGCTGGAATCCCAAGTACGGGTCGCTTGGGTTCGTATTATTTTCCGTTTGGTCCAGGGCGTAGATTAGAAATCGGGTTTGATTCTGGGGATGAGATAACGAGCTTTTACGATCCAATGATTGCAAAAGTAATTGTCTGGGATGAAACGCGTGGGCGGGCCATTCAAAAAATGATTCGCACTTTGAAAGACACAATTATTTTCGGAGTGAAGACGAACATACCCTATCTTATTCAAATTTTATCCCATCCCCAATTCATTGATGGGACGATGAAAACTGATTTTATCGATTGTTATTTCCCTCATGGAATCAAGCAAAAGGAAAAATCATCCTTCTTGCAGAATATGGAAGCAGAGTTATATCGGCGGATTCCGGTTGGCGTGAGCTCCTCGGGTTGCTCGATTGCAGCAAGCTCGGATAATGGGAATGAAGCAAAGCCAATCAGCCCTTGGACCCATCAGTGGGAGGAAAGACGATGA